GCGGCGGGCGGCCGCGACGATATCCTCGTTGGCGTCGATGCCGCCCTGCGGCATCTGCCAGTCGAAACCCGGCAGGATGGTCTCGGGCCCGGCGCTGTGCGAGCGGCCGGCGAAGACGCGGCCCTCGGTGTCAAACAGAGCGATGCCGACATTGGGACGGTAGGGGAGGGAAGAGGCCATGACGCCTCCCGCTACCACGTCATGGCCAGCAAGGTGAACTCAGGCCGCGATCGCCTCGGCCAATGCGACGACACGTTTGGCCATCTCGGCATGCAGGCGCTCGACCATGCGCCCGTCGAGCTGGATCGCGCCCTTGTCGGCGTTCCCCGGCTCGTCGAAGGCCGAGATGATGGCGCGGGCGCGTGCGAGCTCGTTCTCCTCCGGCGCGAAGACGCCGTTCGCCAGCGCGACCTGGTTCGGGTGGATCAGAGTCTTGCCGTCGAAGCCGAGATCGCGGGCCTGCTCGCATTCGGCGCGGAAGCCGGCCTCGTCCTTGAGGTCGTTGTAGACGCCGTCGACGACGTCGATGCCATGGGCGCGGGCGGCGAGGATCGCCGTGGTAAGCCAGGGCAGCATCGGAGCGCGGCCCGGCACGAAGCGGGCGCGGGTTTCCTTGGCGAGATCGTTGGTGCCGAGGATGAAGCAGGCGAGGCGGGTCGAGGGATCGCGGGCGGCGCGCGCGATCCGCTCGCAATCGAGGATGGCGAGCGGCGTCTCAATCATCGCCCA
This genomic interval from Bosea sp. 29B contains the following:
- a CDS encoding CoA ester lyase; this encodes MTDIRPRRSVLYMPGSNARALEKAREIAADALILDLEDAVAPDAKELAREQVCSAVKAGGYGRRELVIRTNGIDTPWFDADLAAATEAAPDAILIPKVSSPETLVEIGHRLTGLWAKPETQIWAMIETPLAILDCERIARAARDPSTRLACFILGTNDLAKETRARFVPGRAPMLPWLTTAILAARAHGIDVVDGVYNDLKDEAGFRAECEQARDLGFDGKTLIHPNQVALANGVFAPEENELARARAIISAFDEPGNADKGAIQLDGRMVERLHAEMAKRVVALAEAIAA